CATGGTGAGCTGGGCGCCGCGGCTCATCCCAGGCGTGACCGATTGGCAGCTCGTCCAGGAGCGCGCCGAGGAGCTCACCGCGACCTTCGTGGTCGATCATCCCCTCAGCGAGACCGACCGCGAGTGGCTCCTGACGTACTTCGCAGGGCGGCTCGGCACGGAGATGCGGGTGACCATCGAGCAAGTCGATGAGATCCCGCGCTCGGCCCGGGGCAAGCGGAGGCGCGTCATCTCGAATGCGCCCCTTCCGTGGCGCGAGCCCGAGGACTCGACGCGGGGAGAGGGCGCCACGCATGCCTGATCCGCGCGGCGCTTCGCCGAGCCGGCGGCGGGCGTACGCGGCGCTGGCGCTCGGCGTGTTCGTCTTCGGGCTGGGCGCGATCTTCGTGCGATGGGCGAACGCCCCCGGCGCGGCGACCGCGTTCTTCCGCATGGGGATCGCCGCGGTCCTCATGGCGGTCCCCTTCACGGCGCACGCCCGACGCGCGGCGAGACCGCTCAGACGCCGCGGCGTCGCGATCGCGGTCGGCGGCGGCGTGTGCCTGGCGGCCGACCTTGCGCTCTGGTCCGAGGGCATCGTGCTGAGCGGCGCGACCGCGCCGACGCTCATGGCGAACACGGCGCCGTGTTCCTGCTGCTCGTGTGCCTCGTCACCCGCACGCCGCTCTCCGGCTACTCCCCGACGACCTACCTGCTGTTCCTCGCGCTCGCCGTGCTCGTCCAGGTCGCCGGCTGGATGAGCGTGAGCTACGTCCTCGGGCACCTGCCCGCGGCCGTCGTCTCGCCCACGCTCCTCGGGCAGCCGATCGTCACCGCGCTCCTCGCCGTCCCGCTTCTCGGAGAGACGTTCTCCGCGCGCCACCTCGCGGGAGGCGCGGCCGTCCTCGCCGGGATCCTCCTCGTCCACCGCAGCCACGCCAAAGACGCCGCTTGACACGGGAGCCTCCGCGCGTGATATTAAGCACTTGCTGAAATACTTCAGATCACGCCGGCGGGGGTCACGTCATGTCGCACGGTCGCTGGGAGCTCTTCAGGATCCTCGGGGTGGACACCCGCCTTCGCATCATCGAGCTGCTCGCGGACGGAGGGCCGCTGGGCACGGCGGCCCTGGCGGAGAGGCTCGGCGTGACGCCGGCCGCGGTGTCGCAGCACCTCACCGTGCTCAGGGGCGCGGGGTTGGTCACGAGGGAGCGGCGCGGCTACCGCGTCCCCTACTC
The Candidatus Effluviviaceae Genus I sp. DNA segment above includes these coding regions:
- a CDS encoding EamA family transporter; protein product: MFLLLVCLVTRTPLSGYSPTTYLLFLALAVLVQVAGWMSVSYVLGHLPAAVVSPTLLGQPIVTALLAVPLLGETFSARHLAGGAAVLAGILLVHRSHAKDAA